In the Candidatus Zixiibacteriota bacterium genome, GACGACTGGGTCGGGCATCCCCTAAGAAAAGATTATCCGCTGATGTTTGAAGAGGTGGCATTTACCCATAATAAGGATAAGCCGCCGAGGATAATAAAATAAAAAGGAAGACGGAAGACGAGAAAAAGAGAGAGGATAAATTGGCATTGTCATTCTGAGCCCTACGGGCGAAGAATCTCTCTGGAGGCTGAATTCAGTAGATTCTTCGGTCGTCCATTTGGACTCCCTCAGAATGACAGAAGAGAAAAGTAGCGTCGGGCTTTATGCCCGACGAAAAATAACAATCAAAGTTCAAATGTGAGAAGAGAGGGAGTGTATTCCGCCGGAGGCGGGCTGAGTGAGCAAAAGCCTCAAGGTCAAATTCGACAAGCTTTTGCACTCCGATTCAAACCGCGAATAGCCAATAGCGAAAACCGAACAGCGGAATTATGCAGATAAAAAGGGAAAAACCAGATACCATGATTCTGAATATGGGTCCCCAGCATCCAGCTACCCATGGAGTGTTAAGGCTTGTTTTAGAGCTGGATGGCGAGACTGTGGTGAAGGCTACGCCGGATATCGGTTATCTTCATACCGGAATAGAAAAAACTGCCGAATTCCGAACCTATTCCCAGAATATCACCCTCTGGGACCGGACCGACTACGTGGCTAACCTTTCGAATAATTTAGGTTACGTGTTAGCTGTGGAGAAGCTTTTGGATATTGAGGCACCTCCCAAGGCTCAATTTATAAGAGTTCTTTTGACTGAACTACAGAGGATTTCCTCTCATCTGGTCTGGGTCGGTTCTCATGCTGCAGACATCGGCGCAATATCGATGCTCCTTTACGCCTTCAGGGAGCGCGAGATGCTCCAGGACATATTCGAAACCATATCCGGACAGAGGATGATGACCTCTTTCATTCGGATCGGAGGTCTGGCAAAAGATTTACCAGCTTCAGGTGATTTCGAAAAAAGGGTCAGGGAGTTCATAAAAGTCTTCCCCTCCAAGATTCAGGATTATGAGAACCTTTTGACCAAAAATAAACTCTGGCTGCAAAGGACAGTTGGGATAGGAACTATAACTTCGGAAGAAGCCATCAACTGTGGGCTTTCGGGTCCAATTATCCGGGCTTGCGGAGTGAAATGGGACTTGAGAAAATCCAATCCCTATTCCGGATACGAAAAGTTTGAATTCGATATCCCTACCGGGAAAAACGGGGACGTGTATGACCGGTATTTGGTCAGGGTTGAAGAGATGAGACAATCGTTAAGAATAGTCAAACAAGCTTTGGAAGGGATACCTGAAGGAGATTATACAGCCAGAATACCGGGGGTGGTTTATCCTCCAAAAGAGATAGTAAAGAAGGAGATGGAGGCATTGATCTATCATTTTAAGATTGCCCAGGAAGGGTTTACAGTTCCGCCTGGGGAAATCTACCATTCCATCGAATCGCCTAAAGGGGAGTTAGGATATTTTATTGTATCAGACGGCTCAAAAAAACCTTACCGGGTAAGGGTCAGGCCGCCTTCGTTTGTGAATTTAAGCGCTTTCAACAAATTAGTCGCAGGCAGACTGATAGCGGATGTGGTTGCGATTATAGGAAGCATAGATATTGTTTTAGGAGAGATTGACAGGTGAAGAAAGCTTGGAGCAGGTAGCAAGTAGCAAAAAAGAAAAATCTGGAAAGGTTTGAACAAAGGTCTCTGAAAATTGAAACAGTATTTAGAAAAAGATGGGCGCAGTTCTTTCAGATTAAAGGACTACGATTATTCACAGGCGGGTGCATATTTTGTGACGATTTGCACGCAAAAAGGTAAATCAATTTTGGGAAAAGTAGTAGAGGAAGAAATGGTTTTAAATAAGTATGAACAAATTGTTGAACAATCCTGGAATGAATTATCGAGTCATTTTTTGAATACGGAAATGGATTGGTTTGTTGTTATGCCCAATCATATTCACGGCATCATCGCCATAGATGACGAATGTAGGGGTGGGGTTTCCCCGCCCATGGGCGAGTCCGCCTTTGGCGGATCGCCCCTACAAAAGCCTAGATTGGGGCAGATAGTCGCCTATTTTAAGTACCAAACGACTAAATTGATCAATGAGAGTCGCTCAACTCCTGGAATGAGGGTCTGGCAGAGAAATTATTATGAACATGTGATTCGGAATGAAAATAAGTTAAATAAGATCAGATATTACATCCAAACCAACCCTTTAAAATGGCATCTGGATAGAGAAAATCAACAAAGAGTCGGGGAAAATATGTTAGAAGATGAAATTTTTAATTCAAACTTGAAAAAATAGATAAGCCAGGAAAAGTTAATGTAGGGGCTGGGTTCCCCAGCCCATGGGCGAGGAGACCTCGCCCCTACAATTGGATCAAAAAAATGATCTCAAGGGAAACAGAAGAAAAAATTAGAAATCTAAAAGGAAAATATCCGAAGGTTAAAACCTGTGTCCTTCCAGCTTTTCATATCCTGTATCAGGAGGAAGGTTACCTCTCGCAGGAAGGGATACAGAAGGTGTCTGAGCTTTTAGGGGTTCCTCTTTTAGAGTTACATGAGGTTCTGTCATTTTACGTTTTCTTCCCCACCAGAAGGATCGGTAAATACTGGATCAGGGTCTGCGATAACCTCTCCTGTTCCCTGATGGGAGCAGAAAGCATAATCAAGTATCTGGAGGAAAAGCTAAAAATCAGGGTTGGCCAAACCACGCCAGACGGGCTTTTCACCCTGGGCACGGAGGAGTGTTTAGGCTCCTGCGGAACAGCACCAATGATGATGGTGAATGAGGAGTTTCACGAGAACCTGACCAGAGAGAAAATCGACAAGCTCATAGAAGAGCTTTCCAGAAAATAACTTATGTCCACGAAAATAGTTTTCAAGCATATCGACGAACCAGAACAGCACAGGATCGACACCTATTTGAAAAACGGAGGGTACCAGGCACTGCCCAAAACCCTGAGAGAGCTTTCTCCGGCTCAGGTGATCGAGGTTGTCAAAAAATCCGGATTAAGAGGAAGAGGTGGAGCAGGGTTTTCAACTGGTGCCAAATGGGGATTTGTGCCGGTTGATTCGCCCAAGCCACGGTTTCTAATCTGCAATGCGGATGAAAGCGAGCCAGGTACTTTTAAAGACCGGGAATTAATAGAGAAAGACCCTCACCAGTTGATCGAGGGGATTATCATAGGAAGTTATGCAATAGGTGCGTATATCTCCTTTATCTATATCCGGGCTGAGTTTGGCTTCGGGGCAAAAAGGCTGGAGCAGGCTATAAAGGAAGCATACGATAAAGGTTATCTGGGCAAAAATATCTTAGGCTCAGGTTATGATCTGGACTTGATTTTGTATCGAGGTGCAGGTGCTTATATCTGCGGAGAGGAGACCTCGCTTCTCTCATCCATAGAAGGTATAAGACCTCTGGTCAGGCTCAGGCCTCCTTATCCGGCAGTGGCAGGATGTTACAACTGTCCCACTGCAGTGAATAACGTGGAGACTCTTTCCAACGTGCCTCACATCATACTTAACGGTGCGGAATGGTTTGCCAAAATCGGTACGCTCAAGAGCACAGGGACCAAGATATTCTGTTTATCAGGTCGGGTCAATAAGCCGGGGAATTACGAGCTTCCTATGGGAATACCTTTAAAAGAGCTGATTTACGACTATGGTGAAGGAATAAGAAACGGAAAGAAGCTAAAAGCCATTATACCAGGTGGGGTTTCCAGTTGGGTAATGCCAGCAAGCAAAGTCGATGTGAAATTAGATTTTGAGTCTGTGGCTGAAGCAGGTTCTGCCTTGGGAAGTGGTGGGGTGATAATAATGGACGAGGATACCTGTATGGTGAAAGCTACCTTAAGACTGGTGAAATTCTACGAATTTGAATCCTGTGGAGAGTGCACTCCGTGCCGGGAGGGAACCTACTGGCTTTCAAAGATAATGCAGAGAATCGAGGATGGTAAAGGAAGGATGGAAGACCTTGACCTGCTCTTGGATTTAAGCGATAACATTTACGGGAAAACGATCTGCCCCTTGGGCGAGTCTGCGACTATGCCGGTGACAAGCACCATAGAGCATTTCAGACAAGAGTATGAGGACCATATAAAGAATAAGCGGTGTCCTTTTGAAAAAAAGGTTTAAAAGTTCAAAGGTTCAATGGTTCAAGGGAAGGAAAAAAAGAAGACGTAAGACGGGAGACGAAAAAATAAGAACAACCATCATTTGTCATTCTGAGTCCCGTTGATGGCGGGACGAAGAATCTGCCGAATTTGACCTTGGAGGAGATTCTTCGGCCGTCCAAAGGGACTCCCTCAGAATGACATCTGAGAAATAAGAGATGATAAGTCTAACCATAGATAATAAGCCGGTTGAGGTAGAAGAGGGGAAGACCATCCTGCAGGCGGCAAAGAAGGTAGGGGTCGATATTCCTACTTTCTGTTGGCATGAGAAGTTGAAAATCTTAGGTGGCTGCAGGGTCTGCTTGGTAGAGGTGGAGAAAGTGCACAAGCTGATGATTGCCTGTAACACTCCAGTTACTCAGGGTATGGTGGTGTGGACCAATACGCCCAAAGTGATCAAAGCCCGCAAAGGAATAATAGAGTTTCTGCTGATCAACCATCCGCTGGACTGCCCCACCTGTGATAAAGGAGGAGAATGTGACCTGCAGGAGATCACCTTCAAATATGGGACTGACCGGAACAGGTTCGTTGAAGAAAAAAGAAGATATATCATAGACCAGACCTCCACTTTTGATGACCTGAAGATTGGGCCACAGGTAATCCGAAATCAGAACCGCTGCATATATTGTTTGAAATGCATCCGCTTCTTAAAGGAAATTGCAGGCGAATACGATATGGGTGCTTTTATAAGAGGGTGGAGAAGCGAGATAAACGTCCTGCCTGCTATACCTATTGCCAATGTTTATTCCGGCAACACTGTGGAGATTTGTCCGGTTGGGGCTTTGACTGCCAAGTCCTGGCGGTATCTGATCAGGCCCTGGACTGCCAGTCAGGTAAAAAGCGTGTGTCCTTTCTGCGGGGATGGATGTAATCTCACTTTATGGGCAAGATTGAACAAGCTCTACCGGGGAACCTCCAGAAGAAACGATAAAGTGGATGAGGGTTTCATCTGCGATAAGGGGAGATGGGGCTATGATGTAGTCGGCAATCCGGAAAGGATAAAATTTCCCTGGGTCAAAAAAAATGGAAAATTGGCCGAGTCGAACTGGGAAGAGGCTTACGGTCTTCTGATCTCCAAACTGATAGAGATAAAAGAGAAATATGGTCCCAAAGCTTTAGCCGGTTTTGGCTCGGAAAGAGCAACTAATGAGGATAATTACATCTTTCAGAAATTCTTCAGAACGATTTTAGGATCAAACAACTTAGACTTCAGAGCAAAAACCAAGAAGGTGCTGTCTAGCCCTGCTCTTTTTGAATATTCGCAGGTTTACACAATGACCAATTCGATAGAAGGGATAGAAAAAGCAAAAACTATCTTAATTTTCGGCTCGGACTTAAATTCGGAACATCCTATAATCAGCTTGAGGGTAAGGAAGTCAATCCTCAGAGAAGAAAATGGCGCCAGTCTACTGATAGCTAATCCAAAGAAGATAAAATTCAGCTCCATGGCTGAAAAAGAGATGATTTATAACTATGGGACCGAGGGCTTCTTGATCAATGGGTTACTAAAAACCATCTTCGATGAAAAATTAATATCCTCTAAGGTAAGCGAAAAAGAAATAGAAGGGCTGAAACAGAGTCTGGAGAACTATCCACTTTCTAAGGTGTCAGAATTGACCGGAGTAAGGGAAGAAAAGATTAAAGATTTTGCAAGAAAAATAGCCGCAAGCGAAAGCTTGATGATTTTCTGTGGCAGGTGGATTAGCGACAGTCTGCAGGCAGAAGCGATTTTAAAGGGATTCAATAATCTTCTGCTAACTACTGGAAAATGGGGAGAGAAATATTCAGGGTTTAATCTGCTGTGGGAAAACAATAACTCTCAGGGAGTTCTGGATATGGGTCTTTTACCTGACAGGCTGCCTGGATTTGTTCCGGTTGAAGATGAAGTGGGAAGAGAAAGGCTGGAGAAAATCTGGAATTCGCCCATACCCAAAGAGAGAGGTTTGAATTATAATGAAATTTTATTAGGTATAAATGCTGAAAAGATAAAAGGGCTATATATAATGGGACAGGACCCGGTTGAGAGTTTTCCGGATCGCGGGTATATCGAAGATACTCTGAAGAAATTAGATTTTCTGGTGGTTCAGGATATCTTCCTGACCGAGAGTGCAAAGTTGGCGGACGTGGTTCTGCCGGCCGCAGCTTTTGCTGAAAAAGAAGGGACTTTCACCAATGTGGAAAGAAGAGTGCAGAAACTCTGCCGGGCTTTAGTTCCACCCGGGGAAGCAAAATCTGACTGGGAGATAATCTGCGAGCTTTCCACCCTTATGGGGCATAAACAGCATTACCCATCGGCTTTCCAGATAACTGAGGAGATCGCCCAGGTCTCACCGATCTACGGGGGAATAAAAGCTGACCGTCTGGACGACTGCGGCATTCAATGGCCCTGCCTGAATCTGAATGATCCGGGAACAACCGAGCTATTGCCGGATAATTTCTTAAACAAAACCTCTCAACTTCTGCCAGTCGATTTTGAAGAGGTGCCTGTGGACGATGAATATCCCTTCATTCTGCTTACCGGAAGTCTGGCTCATCATTCCGGAAAGCTAACCAACAAGTCATCCAACCTTTGTTCGATTGTTCCAGAAGGCTTCTGCCAGATAAATCCTCTGGATGCTGAGAAGCTCAACTTGAAAACCGGAGAGGAAGTCTTTGTAGAATCGCCCAAGGGGAAAATAAAAATAAAGGTAAAAACGGATGAATGCATAAACCCGGGAACGGTTTTCATTCCACACAATTTTATGGAGATCAAAGTGAATGCTCTTTTGGACAAAGACAAGTTAGTTGACAGGGTGAAGTTGAACAGGGTAGGATAGAGAATATATGGTCGAGTCTACGTTCATAATAGAGATAAGGTCACGTAGGGGTGGAGCTTGTCTCCACCCGTCCCCTAGGGCGTCCCTACGCGGATCTACAGGGCGTCCAGTTGTACGCCCATATGCATGTTCAAATCTGTTCTGAAATCGCGCCATAGCGATAAGGCAGGATAGGCAATTATGCTTGAATTTCTGATAATAACGTCAATCAAGATAGCTGTTTTCCTGGCGATCTGGCTGGGGGGGATGGCTTATCTTACCTGGCTGGAAAGGAAGCTGTTGGGCGACTTTCAGGTCAGGCTTGGACCGGCTTATGTGGGACCTTTCGGGCTTCTCCAGCCGATTGCAGATGGTCTCAAACTTTTCTTTAAAGAAGATATTACTCCGTCGTCTGCTTCCAAGCTGGTCTACACAATTGCTCCGCTTTTGACTTTTGTGCCTGCCTTTATACTCTTCGGGGTCATTCCAATAGGTAACGAGATAACTTTATTCGGGAAACAGATACAGTTGGTCGTGTCTGACTTAAATGTTGGTGTACTGTATATCTTGGCAGTCTTCTCAGTGGCAGTCTACGGTATAGTTTTAGCCGGCTGGTCCTACAACAACAAATATTCGCTTATCGGAGGGGTCAGATCAACTGCCCAGGCGATTAGCTATGAGGTCTCTCTGGGTCTTTCCCTAATCGGGCTTTTGATGATCTCAGGAAGTCTTGACCTGGTCGAAATTGTGAAATCCCAGGATAGTTTCTTTCACTGGTATATCTTCCGCCAGCCTTTGGGTTTCATACTTTTCTTAATCTGCGGCATAGCGGATAATAACCGGGCACCGTTTGATTTGCCGGAAGCAGAAAACGAGTTAGTGGCTGGCTATTATACCGAGTATTCGAGTATGAAATTCGCCTTATTCTTCCTGGGCGAATATGGGAATATGATCAACATCTCCGCGCTCACCACAACCCTGTTCTTAGGCGGATGGCAGGGACCTCTGCTGCCGTCATTTGTCTGGTTTTTCATAAAGGTTTTCGCATTACTTTTCCTTTACATCTGGATCAGGGCGACCCTGCCCCGGTTCAGGTACGATCAACTGATGAATTTCGGGTGGAAAGTCTTGTTTCCATTAGCTATACTTAACATTTTTATCACTGGAATAGTACTGGTATATTAATATGTTCAATTTTGTAAAATATATACTGGCATTGATCAAAGGTTTAAGCGTAACCTTCAAGCATATTTTCAAAAAGCCGGTAACTGACAGATACCCAAAGAAAAAAAGGGAGATGCTTCCCCGCTATCGGGGACTGCATTATTTGGCACGGTATGATGACGGAAAAGAAAGATGCGTCTGCTGCGGATTATGCGCAGCTGCCTGCCCGGTCGAATGCATTTATATGGAAGGAGAAGAGATCGAGGGTGGGGAGAGGTATCCCAAGGTTTATGAGATCAACGAGCTGAGATGTATCTTCTGCGGATGGTGCGAGGAGGCTTGCCCGGAAAATGCCATCTTCTTAGGCAGAGAATATGAGTTCACCTATGATAACCGGAACGATTATATCTACACCAAGGAAATGCTTCTGGCACTTTTTCCAAAAAGCGTCAAAGACAGAAAAAAAGCTCTCGGAGGGGAGATAGATTAAGATATGGAACTTGCTCTTTTCATAA is a window encoding:
- the nuoD gene encoding NADH dehydrogenase (quinone) subunit D, with protein sequence MQIKREKPDTMILNMGPQHPATHGVLRLVLELDGETVVKATPDIGYLHTGIEKTAEFRTYSQNITLWDRTDYVANLSNNLGYVLAVEKLLDIEAPPKAQFIRVLLTELQRISSHLVWVGSHAADIGAISMLLYAFREREMLQDIFETISGQRMMTSFIRIGGLAKDLPASGDFEKRVREFIKVFPSKIQDYENLLTKNKLWLQRTVGIGTITSEEAINCGLSGPIIRACGVKWDLRKSNPYSGYEKFEFDIPTGKNGDVYDRYLVRVEEMRQSLRIVKQALEGIPEGDYTARIPGVVYPPKEIVKKEMEALIYHFKIAQEGFTVPPGEIYHSIESPKGELGYFIVSDGSKKPYRVRVRPPSFVNLSAFNKLVAGRLIADVVAIIGSIDIVLGEIDR
- the nuoF gene encoding NADH-quinone oxidoreductase subunit NuoF translates to MSTKIVFKHIDEPEQHRIDTYLKNGGYQALPKTLRELSPAQVIEVVKKSGLRGRGGAGFSTGAKWGFVPVDSPKPRFLICNADESEPGTFKDRELIEKDPHQLIEGIIIGSYAIGAYISFIYIRAEFGFGAKRLEQAIKEAYDKGYLGKNILGSGYDLDLILYRGAGAYICGEETSLLSSIEGIRPLVRLRPPYPAVAGCYNCPTAVNNVETLSNVPHIILNGAEWFAKIGTLKSTGTKIFCLSGRVNKPGNYELPMGIPLKELIYDYGEGIRNGKKLKAIIPGGVSSWVMPASKVDVKLDFESVAEAGSALGSGGVIIMDEDTCMVKATLRLVKFYEFESCGECTPCREGTYWLSKIMQRIEDGKGRMEDLDLLLDLSDNIYGKTICPLGESATMPVTSTIEHFRQEYEDHIKNKRCPFEKKV
- a CDS encoding NAD(P)H-dependent oxidoreductase subunit E yields the protein MISRETEEKIRNLKGKYPKVKTCVLPAFHILYQEEGYLSQEGIQKVSELLGVPLLELHEVLSFYVFFPTRRIGKYWIRVCDNLSCSLMGAESIIKYLEEKLKIRVGQTTPDGLFTLGTEECLGSCGTAPMMMVNEEFHENLTREKIDKLIEELSRK
- the nuoH gene encoding NADH-quinone oxidoreductase subunit NuoH, whose product is MLEFLIITSIKIAVFLAIWLGGMAYLTWLERKLLGDFQVRLGPAYVGPFGLLQPIADGLKLFFKEDITPSSASKLVYTIAPLLTFVPAFILFGVIPIGNEITLFGKQIQLVVSDLNVGVLYILAVFSVAVYGIVLAGWSYNNKYSLIGGVRSTAQAISYEVSLGLSLIGLLMISGSLDLVEIVKSQDSFFHWYIFRQPLGFILFLICGIADNNRAPFDLPEAENELVAGYYTEYSSMKFALFFLGEYGNMINISALTTTLFLGGWQGPLLPSFVWFFIKVFALLFLYIWIRATLPRFRYDQLMNFGWKVLFPLAILNIFITGIVLVY
- the nuoG gene encoding NADH-quinone oxidoreductase subunit NuoG, with amino-acid sequence MISLTIDNKPVEVEEGKTILQAAKKVGVDIPTFCWHEKLKILGGCRVCLVEVEKVHKLMIACNTPVTQGMVVWTNTPKVIKARKGIIEFLLINHPLDCPTCDKGGECDLQEITFKYGTDRNRFVEEKRRYIIDQTSTFDDLKIGPQVIRNQNRCIYCLKCIRFLKEIAGEYDMGAFIRGWRSEINVLPAIPIANVYSGNTVEICPVGALTAKSWRYLIRPWTASQVKSVCPFCGDGCNLTLWARLNKLYRGTSRRNDKVDEGFICDKGRWGYDVVGNPERIKFPWVKKNGKLAESNWEEAYGLLISKLIEIKEKYGPKALAGFGSERATNEDNYIFQKFFRTILGSNNLDFRAKTKKVLSSPALFEYSQVYTMTNSIEGIEKAKTILIFGSDLNSEHPIISLRVRKSILREENGASLLIANPKKIKFSSMAEKEMIYNYGTEGFLINGLLKTIFDEKLISSKVSEKEIEGLKQSLENYPLSKVSELTGVREEKIKDFARKIAASESLMIFCGRWISDSLQAEAILKGFNNLLLTTGKWGEKYSGFNLLWENNNSQGVLDMGLLPDRLPGFVPVEDEVGRERLEKIWNSPIPKERGLNYNEILLGINAEKIKGLYIMGQDPVESFPDRGYIEDTLKKLDFLVVQDIFLTESAKLADVVLPAAAFAEKEGTFTNVERRVQKLCRALVPPGEAKSDWEIICELSTLMGHKQHYPSAFQITEEIAQVSPIYGGIKADRLDDCGIQWPCLNLNDPGTTELLPDNFLNKTSQLLPVDFEEVPVDDEYPFILLTGSLAHHSGKLTNKSSNLCSIVPEGFCQINPLDAEKLNLKTGEEVFVESPKGKIKIKVKTDECINPGTVFIPHNFMEIKVNALLDKDKLVDRVKLNRVG
- a CDS encoding transposase, encoding MKQYLEKDGRSSFRLKDYDYSQAGAYFVTICTQKGKSILGKVVEEEMVLNKYEQIVEQSWNELSSHFLNTEMDWFVVMPNHIHGIIAIDDECRGGVSPPMGESAFGGSPLQKPRLGQIVAYFKYQTTKLINESRSTPGMRVWQRNYYEHVIRNENKLNKIRYYIQTNPLKWHLDRENQQRVGENMLEDEIFNSNLKK
- the nuoI gene encoding NADH-quinone oxidoreductase subunit NuoI — translated: MFNFVKYILALIKGLSVTFKHIFKKPVTDRYPKKKREMLPRYRGLHYLARYDDGKERCVCCGLCAAACPVECIYMEGEEIEGGERYPKVYEINELRCIFCGWCEEACPENAIFLGREYEFTYDNRNDYIYTKEMLLALFPKSVKDRKKALGGEID